The Fragaria vesca subsp. vesca linkage group LG2, FraVesHawaii_1.0, whole genome shotgun sequence genome includes a window with the following:
- the LOC101295385 gene encoding DEAD-box ATP-dependent RNA helicase 21-like has protein sequence MKRSGDGLAAVSSSLPPKKPVFLTKAEREKLALQRRQEEHEEQKRRQHQLLSNLRSSDSVPNNSNSDRDRDRDRDRDRDRDRDRDRDRYSRSDRDRDRERDRERETERRNRDRDNREREREEEAKARERARLDKLADRERDKELEAIKEQYLGSKKPKKRVIKPSEKFRFSFDWENTEDTSRDMNALYQNPHEAQLLFGRGFRAGMDRREQKKLAVKQERELRDEIRKKDGVEERPEEAAAQRLKEEAAELYDTFDMRVDRHWTDKKLEEMTERDWRIFREDFNISYKGSRIPRPMRSWGESRLSTELLKAVERAGYKKPSPIQMAAIPLGLQQRDVIGIAETGSGKTAAFVLPMLTYISRLPPISEENEAEGPYAVVMAPTRELAQQIEEETVKFAHYLGIKVVSIVGGQSIEEQGFKIRQGCEVVIATPGRLIDCLERRYAVLNQCNYVVLDEADRMIDMGFEPQVVGVLDAMPSSNFKPENEDEELDDKKIYRTTYMFSATMPPAVERLARKYLRNPVVVTIGTAGKTTDLITQNVVWSKDAEKFERLKRLLDELGDKTAIVFVNTKKTADYVAKSLDKNGYRVTTLHGGKSQDQREISLEGFRTRRYNVLVATDVAGRGIDIPDVAHVINYDMPSSIETYTHRIGRTGRAGKTGIATSLLTIHDTDVFYDLKQMLIQSNSHVPPELAKHEASKFKPGSIPDRPPRRNDTIFTH, from the coding sequence ATGAAACGCTCCGGCGATGGCCTCGCCGCCGTCTCTTCATCCTTGCCGCCGAAGAAACCCGTCTTCTTAACCAAAGCCGAGCGCGAGAAGCTAGCCCTACAACGCCGCCAAGAAGAACACGAGGAACAGAAACGCCGCCAGCACCAGCTCCTCTCCAATCTCCGCTCCTCCGATTCCGTCCCCAACAACTCCAATTCCGACCGGGACCGCGATAGGGACCGAGACAGAGACAGAGACAGAGACCGGGACCGGGACCGGGACCGGTACTCCCGAAGCGATCGAGATCGCGACCGGGAGAGAGACCGGGAGCGCGAAACGGAGCGGCGCAACCGTGACCGTGACAACCGCGAGAGGGAGCGCGAAGAGGAGGCCAAAGCGAGAGAGCGGGCCCGATTGGACAAGCTAGCTGACCGGGAGCGTGATAAGGAGCTTGAGGCCATTAAAGAGCAGTACCTTGGCTCGAAGAAGCCGAAGAAGCGCGTGATTAAGCCTAGCGAGAAGTTCCGATTCTCTTTCGATTGGGAGAACACAGAGGACACTTCGCGTGATATGAATGCTTTGTATCAGAATCCTCATGAGGCTCAGCTCCTGTTCGGGCGAGGGTTTCGTGCTGGAATGGACCGCAGGGAGCAGAAGAAGCTTGCGGTGAAGCAGGAGAGGGAGCTGAGGGATGAGATTAGGAAGAAGGATGGCGTAGAGGAGAGGCCGGAGGAGGCTGCGGCTCAGAGGCTGAAGGAGGAGGCTGCGGAGCTGTATGATACTTTCGATATGAGAGTGGATCGGCATTGGACTGATAAGAAGCTGGAGGAGATGACTGAGAGGGACTGGAGGATATTCCGAGAGGATTTCAATATTTCCTACAAAGGGTCTAGGATTCCTCGCCCTATGAGGAGTTGGGGTGAGAGTAGACTGAGTACGGAGCTGCTCAAGGCTGTGGAGAGGGCTGGTTATAAGAAACCTTCTCCGATCCAGATGGCGGCTATTCCTCTGGGTCTGCAGCAGCGTGATGTTATTGGCATTGCGGAGACTGGTTCTGGTAAGACTGCTGCGTTTGTTCTTCCGATGTTGACATATATTTCTAGGTTGCCTCCTATTAGCGAAGAGAATGAGGCTGAAGGGCCTTATGCTGTTGTTATGGCACCTACTCGTGAGCTTGCACAGCAGATTGAGGAAGAGACTGTGAAGTTTGCGCATTACTTGGGTATTAAAGTTGTTTCTATTGTTGGTGGACAGTCAATTGAGGAACAGGGTTTTAAAATTAGGCAAGGGTGTGAGGTTGTTATTGCTACACCTGGGCGGTTGATTGATTGTTTGGAGAGGCGTTATGCTGTTTTGAATCAGTGCAATTATGTTGTTCTTGATGAGGCTGATAGGATGATTGATATGGGGTTTGAGCCACAGGTTGTGGGTGTTTTGGATGCAATGCCTTCCAGCAATTTCAAACCTGAGAATGAGGATGAAGAGCTTGATGACAAGAAGATTTACAGAACCACTTATATGTTTAGTGCCACCATGCCTCCTGCGGTGGAACGCCTTGCTCGGAAGTATTTGAGGAATCCTGTTGTGGTCACAATTGGCACAGCTGGAAAGACTACTGATTTGATCACTCAGAATGTGGTCTGGAGTAAGGATGCAGAGAAGTTTGAGAGGCTAAAGAGATTGCTTGATGAACTTGGTGATAAGACTGCTATTGTGTTTGTTAACACTAAGAAAACTGCTGATTATGTAGCCAAGAGTTTGGATAAGAACGGATATCGTGTGACCACTTTGCATGGGGGGAAATCACAAGACCAGAGAGAAATTAGCCTTGAGGGTTTCAGGACCAGGAGATACAATGTCCTTGTTGCAACTGATGTTGCAGGCCGTGGTATTGATATACCTGATGTGGCCCATGTGATTAATTATGATATGCCCTCGAGTATTGAAACATACACCCATCGTATTGGACGTACTGGACGTGCAGGGAAGACTGGTATTGCCACATCACTGTTAACAATTCACGACACTGATGTCTTTTATGATCTCAAGCAGATGCTCATTCAGAGTAACAGTCATGTTCCTCCTGAACTGGCAAAACATGAAGCCTCGAAGTTCAAGCCTGGTTCAATTCCTGATAGGCCACCTAGACGTAATGACACTATCTTTACGCATTGA